A single genomic interval of Calypte anna isolate BGI_N300 chromosome 3, bCalAnn1_v1.p, whole genome shotgun sequence harbors:
- the PROKR1 gene encoding prokineticin receptor 1 — protein sequence MCQKKTGMAMEQAEHNPNESMNLNFAAIYNLHNADLTSLRNFSLPFNFSYSDYDQLLDSEDDMTKTRTFFAAKIVIGVALVGIMLVCGIGNFIFIAALARYKKLRNLTNLLIANLAISDFIVAIVCCPFEMDYYVVRQLSWEHGHVLCASVNYLRTVSLYVSTNALLAIAVDRYLAIVHPLKPRMNYQTATILIALVWIVSILVAIPSAYFATETVLYMVKNQEKIFCGQIWPVDQQMYYKSYFLFIFGIEFVAPVTTMTLCYARISRELWFKTVPGFQTEQIRKRLRCRRKTVMVLMCILTAYVLCWAPFYGFTIVRDFFPTIFVKEKHYLTAFYIVECIAMSNSMINTMCFVTVKNNTMKYFKKIMLLRWRSTYNGSKSSTDLDLRPSEMPVTEEVDCIKLK from the exons ATGTGTCAAAAGAAGACAGGCATGGCCATGGAGCAAGCTGAACATAACCCAAATGAATCCATGAACCTCAACTTTGCTGCAATCTACAATCTCCACAATGCAGATTTAACCTCCTTGCGAaacttctctctccctttcaaTTTCAGTTACAGTGACTATGACCAGCTACTGGACAGTGAAGATGACATGACCAAAACCCGCACTTTCTTTGCAGCCAAGATTGTGATCGGGGTTGCCCTGGTTGGCATCATGCTGGTCTGTGGTATTGGCAACTTCATCTTCATTGCTGCTCTCGCCCGTTACAAGAAGCTGCGAAACCTCACCAACCTGCTGATTGCCAACCTGGCCATCTCAGACTTCATTGTGGCCATTGTGTGTTGCCCCTTCGAGATGGACTACTATGTTGTGCGACAGCTGTCCTGGGAGCATGGCCACGTTCTCTGTGCCTCAGTGAACTACCTACGGACTGTCTCCCTCTATGTTTCTACCAATGCTCTCCTGGCTATAGCTGTTGACAG GTATTTGGCCATTGTTCATCCACTGAAACCGCGCATGAATTATCAAACAGCAACCATCCTCATCGCCTTGGTCTGGATAGTCTCCATACTTGTAGCTATCCCATCTGCATACTTTGCTACTGAAACTGTGTTATATATGGtgaaaaaccaagagaaaattTTCTGTGGTCAAATTTGGCCAGTTGACCAGCAGATGTATTACAAATCGTACTTCCTCTTCATCTTTGGCATTGAATTTGTTGCACCTGTGACCACGATGACCTTGTGTTATGCCAGGATCTCTCGGGAGCTTTGGTTTAAAACTGTACCAGGATTTCAGACAGAACAGATAAGAAAGAGGCTTCgatgcagaaggaaaactgtTATGGTACTGATGTGCATCCTGACTGCATATGTTCTCTGCTGGGCACCATTCTATGGCTTCACAATTGTCCGTGACTTTTTCCCCACCATCTTTGTGAAAGAGAAGCATTATCTTACTGCTTTTTACATAGTTGAATGCATTGCTATGAGTAACAGCATGATAAACACCATGTGTTTTGTAACTGTAAAAAATAACACCATGAAGTATTTCAAGAAGATCATGTTGCTCAGATGGAGATCAACATATAATGGAAGCAAATCTAGCACAGATTTAGACCTGAGACCAAGTGAGATGCCAGTCACAGAGGAGGTAGACtgtataaaactgaaataa